A stretch of the Sphingobacterium thalpophilum genome encodes the following:
- a CDS encoding sensor histidine kinase produces MKYFLQSAIVLLTGFYIIACSNRSAFLTSAPDSISTAVEQLEEIKLTAHNGDSLKKAWLLLNHSPLVKKDTVLSATVKYNLARLYAMLQQDSANIFIEQALEIIEPTSGNLKYKALIYNGVGNIRSMEAKEREAGFYYNKAAAIVLSDTTTGLSSEAKSAMLLSAAQNNLSTFQYNLAEKMNLAAIPLSESLPAGHIIHQRVYVQMIQTLNALHRPAQDMAPYLHKLEQLHQKYPDKYNISFLYDSKIQYFETTEQQDSLLHYQLLKIAIDEQQSKIVQSTVLLNNLFVNYCNVSAIYVLFKKPAAAAQFLMKAKKLRSHFPKLIFPNNEILFQKSSAELFRLQGKKDEALSVLNTVVQLQKDIYQSENTQAIAEMNALYQLQAKDQSIRLLNENIKINKLQLQQNQLWLAVSSLTLILLAVTLSFLYYRSRQRRIRQAKEKVLLQQQLLRTQMEPHFIFNTLAAVQSFVRLDKKESAIKYLNRFSRLLRSNLELSRENLVPLNEEIDALENYLSLQRMRFEETFTYTIVQPEDQDLSAIMLPPMLIQPYVENAILHGVDLDAGNGQLEILFQVLDDVLYVEITDSGKSTCEPSDRTHRSLSGTISHERIQLLGQKASIKITKRDEGGTLVALTIPITS; encoded by the coding sequence ATGAAATATTTTCTACAGTCTGCAATCGTCCTGCTGACGGGATTTTATATAATTGCATGCAGCAATAGATCTGCCTTCTTAACCTCCGCCCCGGATAGCATTTCAACAGCGGTTGAACAGCTGGAGGAGATAAAATTGACTGCTCACAATGGCGATTCACTCAAAAAAGCCTGGTTGCTCCTTAATCATAGTCCCCTTGTAAAAAAGGACACTGTGCTGTCGGCTACAGTGAAATATAACCTCGCTCGACTATATGCAATGCTTCAGCAGGACTCTGCCAATATATTTATCGAACAGGCGCTGGAAATTATTGAACCAACCTCGGGCAACCTCAAATATAAAGCACTTATTTATAATGGTGTAGGCAATATCCGCAGTATGGAAGCAAAGGAAAGAGAAGCGGGCTTTTATTACAACAAAGCAGCCGCAATAGTGTTGTCGGACACAACAACTGGTCTGTCATCCGAAGCAAAATCTGCCATGCTGCTGTCTGCTGCACAAAATAACCTCAGCACCTTCCAATACAATCTTGCTGAAAAGATGAATCTGGCTGCAATCCCCCTATCGGAGTCACTTCCTGCAGGACATATTATTCATCAGCGGGTATATGTGCAGATGATACAGACATTAAATGCGTTGCACCGACCTGCGCAAGATATGGCCCCCTACTTACATAAGCTCGAACAACTCCATCAGAAATATCCTGACAAATATAATATCAGCTTTCTGTATGATTCAAAAATCCAGTATTTTGAAACTACAGAACAACAAGATTCACTACTGCATTATCAACTACTGAAAATAGCAATAGACGAACAACAGAGCAAGATAGTGCAATCAACTGTCCTGCTTAACAACCTTTTTGTAAACTACTGCAACGTTTCGGCTATATACGTGCTTTTCAAAAAGCCCGCAGCCGCAGCGCAATTCCTGATGAAAGCAAAAAAGCTAAGGTCCCATTTTCCGAAACTTATCTTTCCCAATAACGAGATTCTATTTCAAAAAAGTTCTGCCGAACTATTTCGTCTGCAAGGTAAAAAAGATGAAGCTCTGAGCGTACTTAACACCGTCGTTCAGCTACAGAAAGACATTTATCAATCGGAAAACACGCAGGCTATCGCTGAAATGAACGCGCTCTACCAGCTTCAGGCCAAAGATCAGTCCATTCGTCTGCTGAACGAAAATATTAAGATCAATAAACTCCAGCTTCAACAAAACCAGCTATGGTTGGCTGTTTCCTCACTGACTCTTATTTTATTGGCCGTCACATTGTCGTTCCTATACTATAGATCCCGCCAGCGGCGCATAAGACAGGCGAAAGAAAAAGTACTGTTACAGCAACAATTATTACGTACACAGATGGAGCCGCATTTCATTTTCAATACCCTGGCAGCGGTACAGAGCTTTGTCCGACTAGACAAAAAGGAAAGTGCGATTAAGTATCTAAATCGCTTCAGCCGCCTCCTTCGGAGCAATCTTGAATTAAGCCGCGAAAATCTGGTTCCGTTAAATGAGGAAATCGATGCACTTGAAAATTATCTGTCATTACAACGGATGCGGTTTGAGGAGACCTTCACCTATACGATTGTACAGCCCGAAGATCAGGACCTCAGCGCCATTATGCTACCTCCGATGCTCATTCAGCCCTATGTGGAAAATGCTATTCTCCACGGTGTGGATTTAGATGCAGGTAACGGGCAGCTTGAGATCCTTTTCCAGGTACTGGATGATGTATTATATGTTGAAATCACAGATAGCGGCAAGTCCACATGTGAACCTTCAGATAGGACCCACCGCTCGCTTTCCGGAACAATCAGCCACGAACGCATACAGCTGTTAGGCCAGAAAGCGTCCATAAAAATCACCAAAAGAGATGAGGGTGGCACACTTGTCGCTCTGACAATTCCCATTACGTCCTAA
- a CDS encoding glutaminase family protein: protein MNKLGKLNMCFILACLVSFFTVRAQERKAPAYPLITHNPNFSIWSMTDQLNASTTRHWTDADHSLLGLISVDGHLYRFLGQEEPNYKSILPTAEEQPYTVQYTEVKPDGNWLSASYQADGWKSGTAPIGDDEKQVKTLWKSDAIWARRTFQVDDPQRINELFLKLNHDDNVEVFLNGKKIYQKTGWTNSFEYLPIDKNDLNAGENQLAIYLRNTAGGRYLDFGLVDRLKESGPKVELAVQKDVEITATRTIYNFQAGKIDLKLSFTSPLLLDDLKLLSRPVSYISYQVKSNDGKQHAVKVFLSASTNIAVYKPSQEVLAEKYETADMSILKAGTTEQPVLQKGADDMRIDWGYFYVASPKKDAVRQFVSSGAEAIDLFRKDGAAVAKLKGTSLALNTIIPFGTVGKKEVERFVELGYDEVFAIQYFNNNLRPWWNNSGTETFENQLAAAATDYQRVMDKCIAFDRAVYAGAVKSGGEGYAHLTTLAYRQSIAAHTLVKSPENELLWLSKENNSGGFINTVDVTYPSAPLYLIYNPELLKGMLNGIFYFSESGKYPHPWAAHDLGTYPKANGQTYGEPMPVEESGNMIILTAAITKVQRDGSYARKHWKTLTDWVDYLVKEGFDPKTQLCTDDFAGHLARNANLSVKAIVGIACYAQMADAIGELETAKKYRAIAEQMVPKWMEMADAGDHYALTFDDKNTWSQKYNLIWDKVLGLNLFPQEVYNKEIKYYLTKQNKFGIPLDSRKAYTKNDWILWTATFAPTRAEFEALVQPVYKHALQTTSRVPLNDFYDANTGVRENFKARSVVGGFYMKMLLDRLTKK from the coding sequence ATGAACAAACTCGGAAAACTGAACATGTGCTTTATACTAGCTTGTTTAGTAAGTTTTTTTACTGTACGTGCGCAGGAGAGAAAAGCCCCTGCCTATCCATTAATTACACACAATCCAAATTTTAGCATCTGGTCAATGACCGACCAGCTCAATGCATCGACTACCAGGCATTGGACCGACGCCGATCATTCCTTATTAGGACTGATCAGTGTTGACGGGCATCTCTATCGCTTTTTGGGGCAGGAAGAACCGAATTATAAGAGTATCCTGCCGACCGCAGAAGAACAACCCTATACTGTGCAATATACTGAAGTAAAGCCCGACGGCAATTGGCTTTCGGCTTCCTATCAGGCAGATGGATGGAAATCTGGAACTGCACCAATCGGAGATGATGAAAAGCAGGTAAAGACGCTTTGGAAATCGGATGCCATTTGGGCGCGGCGCACATTTCAGGTAGACGATCCACAACGTATCAACGAACTTTTCCTGAAACTAAACCACGATGACAACGTCGAGGTGTTTCTGAACGGGAAAAAAATCTATCAGAAGACGGGTTGGACAAACTCTTTTGAGTATTTACCTATTGATAAAAACGATCTGAACGCTGGAGAAAATCAGCTAGCGATCTATTTACGCAATACTGCAGGCGGGCGTTATCTGGATTTCGGCCTGGTGGACAGGCTGAAGGAGAGCGGTCCTAAAGTAGAGCTGGCAGTACAGAAAGATGTGGAGATTACGGCAACACGGACTATTTATAATTTTCAGGCGGGCAAGATCGACCTGAAGTTAAGTTTTACTTCCCCACTCTTGCTGGATGATCTAAAGCTCCTGTCGAGGCCAGTATCCTATATCAGTTATCAAGTAAAATCAAACGATGGAAAGCAACACGCTGTCAAAGTTTTTCTCAGTGCCTCAACCAATATTGCCGTGTATAAACCGTCGCAGGAGGTGCTCGCCGAAAAATATGAAACCGCAGACATGTCAATTCTAAAGGCTGGGACAACCGAACAGCCTGTATTGCAGAAGGGAGCCGATGACATGCGAATAGACTGGGGGTATTTTTACGTGGCGTCGCCTAAAAAGGATGCTGTACGTCAGTTTGTAAGTTCTGGCGCTGAGGCAATTGATCTTTTTAGGAAAGATGGAGCTGCTGTAGCAAAGCTGAAAGGAACATCATTGGCATTAAATACGATAATACCCTTCGGGACAGTGGGAAAAAAAGAGGTAGAGCGCTTTGTTGAGCTGGGGTACGATGAGGTCTTTGCTATTCAATATTTCAACAACAATTTAAGGCCCTGGTGGAATAATTCGGGGACGGAGACGTTCGAAAACCAGCTTGCGGCGGCGGCTACAGATTACCAAAGGGTTATGGATAAATGTATCGCTTTTGACAGGGCCGTATATGCTGGCGCGGTAAAATCTGGAGGTGAAGGCTATGCACATCTGACGACATTGGCTTATCGTCAGAGTATAGCAGCGCATACTTTGGTAAAGAGCCCCGAAAACGAATTGCTTTGGCTTTCTAAAGAGAATAATAGTGGAGGTTTTATCAATACTGTTGACGTGACCTATCCTTCGGCACCGCTTTATCTTATCTATAACCCTGAACTGCTAAAAGGGATGTTGAATGGTATTTTCTACTTTAGTGAAAGCGGTAAATACCCTCATCCTTGGGCGGCACATGATCTGGGAACGTATCCAAAGGCCAATGGACAGACCTATGGTGAGCCGATGCCTGTTGAGGAATCTGGGAATATGATTATTTTGACCGCGGCGATTACAAAGGTTCAACGCGATGGCAGTTATGCACGAAAACACTGGAAAACACTTACTGACTGGGTCGATTACCTCGTAAAAGAGGGCTTTGATCCCAAAACACAATTGTGCACCGATGACTTTGCCGGTCACCTTGCGCGCAATGCGAATTTATCGGTCAAGGCTATCGTCGGCATTGCATGCTACGCGCAAATGGCGGATGCTATCGGCGAACTGGAAACTGCAAAAAAATACCGCGCTATTGCCGAGCAGATGGTGCCAAAGTGGATGGAGATGGCCGACGCTGGCGATCATTATGCGTTGACTTTCGATGACAAAAATACTTGGAGCCAAAAATATAATTTGATATGGGACAAAGTTTTAGGTCTTAACCTGTTCCCGCAAGAAGTATATAATAAAGAGATCAAATACTATCTCACTAAGCAAAATAAATTTGGTATTCCCTTAGATAGCCGGAAAGCCTATACAAAAAATGACTGGATTCTGTGGACGGCGACATTTGCACCTACACGGGCGGAATTTGAAGCTTTGGTGCAGCCTGTATATAAGCATGCGCTTCAAACAACATCACGCGTTCCGCTGAATGATTTTTATGATGCGAATACAGGTGTACGAGAGAATTTCAAAGCACGTAGTGTGGTCGGTGGATTCTATATGAAAATGCTCCTGGATAGATTAACGAAGAAATAA
- a CDS encoding aminotransferase-like domain-containing protein, which produces MEKVFIYSALAQNIADKIRNGVLKPHERLPSVRMLSRQHGISLNTAKRVFLALEAQSLIYVKPQSGYFVSALQVRKLELPEVNKALLTEEGVEPYELIDHVYATMGDKDLTLFSIGVPAAELLPVAKLKKEIALATRILDGGGAAYEPLQGNLKLRRMIAARSRTWGGTLTADEVITTNGCMHALSLCLMALTKPGDTIALESPCYPGILQLVVSLRLRVIELTTDPVLGIDLLALEGLLPHIDVCLLVPNFNTPLGYCMPEENKKALVKLLARYAVPLIEDDTYGDIYFGRERPKCCKTFDKDGHVLWCGSVSKTLAPGYRVGWVSAGKYKDQILRLKLVHALASTSLIHEAVGNFLMTGRYDHHLNSLRRTLLENYQRFADVIATYFPEGTRISRPQGGLALWIEFPKGIDTAKLYYYALRKKISIAPGRMFTLQNQYQNCMRLCMGLPWTEHLRFQLEQLGVLAKVLLDAHNKSLSV; this is translated from the coding sequence ATGGAGAAGGTTTTTATATACAGTGCATTAGCTCAAAATATAGCGGATAAAATCAGAAATGGTGTTTTAAAACCCCACGAGCGTTTACCGTCTGTGCGTATGTTGAGCAGGCAACATGGCATTAGTCTGAATACAGCCAAGCGAGTTTTCTTGGCATTGGAGGCTCAATCCCTCATTTATGTAAAACCGCAGTCCGGCTATTTTGTAAGCGCATTGCAAGTGCGAAAGTTGGAGCTGCCTGAAGTCAACAAGGCCTTGCTCACAGAAGAGGGCGTTGAACCCTATGAACTGATTGATCATGTGTATGCTACAATGGGGGATAAAGACCTGACTTTATTCTCTATTGGAGTTCCGGCTGCGGAATTATTGCCTGTAGCCAAACTCAAAAAAGAGATTGCTTTAGCAACGAGAATATTGGATGGCGGCGGGGCTGCTTATGAGCCTTTACAAGGCAACTTGAAACTGCGGAGGATGATTGCTGCTCGTTCACGTACGTGGGGTGGCACATTGACTGCAGACGAGGTGATTACAACAAATGGCTGTATGCACGCACTATCGCTGTGTCTGATGGCTTTGACGAAACCCGGCGATACGATTGCCCTGGAGAGCCCCTGTTACCCGGGTATCCTGCAACTAGTCGTTAGTTTGAGGCTTCGGGTGATTGAGCTGACTACCGATCCCGTCCTGGGTATTGACCTTCTTGCGCTTGAAGGTCTGCTACCGCATATTGATGTCTGTCTGCTTGTCCCCAATTTCAATACACCGCTGGGGTATTGTATGCCCGAAGAAAACAAGAAAGCATTAGTTAAATTGCTTGCTAGGTATGCTGTACCGCTTATCGAAGACGACACTTATGGGGACATTTATTTTGGCCGGGAGCGTCCAAAATGCTGTAAGACATTTGACAAGGATGGTCATGTGCTGTGGTGTGGCTCGGTATCCAAAACATTGGCTCCCGGGTATCGTGTCGGCTGGGTATCAGCAGGAAAATATAAGGATCAGATTCTCCGGCTAAAGCTAGTTCATGCTCTGGCCTCAACGTCGTTAATCCATGAAGCTGTGGGCAATTTTTTAATGACTGGCAGATACGATCATCACCTGAATAGTCTTCGCAGAACGCTCTTGGAGAATTATCAACGTTTTGCGGATGTGATTGCGACATATTTTCCGGAGGGAACCCGGATAAGCAGACCTCAAGGCGGACTTGCGCTCTGGATCGAATTTCCAAAAGGTATAGATACTGCAAAACTGTATTATTACGCACTGAGGAAGAAAATAAGTATTGCTCCGGGGAGGATGTTTACCTTGCAAAATCAATATCAAAATTGTATGCGGCTATGTATGGGGCTTCCATGGACAGAACATCTGCGGTTTCAGCTTGAACAGCTTGGAGTGCTAGCAAAGGTATTGTTGGATGCACATAATAAAAGCTTATCTGTCTAG
- a CDS encoding DMT family transporter yields MSNNSNLRLSNGWLNGLIGVMIFSGSLPATRIAVLHLDPLFVTVARASIAGVLALIVLLITKEKFPDKTQLLSLGIVSLGVVIGFPLLSALALLYVTSAHSIVFVGILPLSTAIFGIFRGGERPRPIFWVFSILGSSLVVSYALMQGVSSSIGDLLMLLATILCGLGYAEGGKLSKTLGGWQVISWALILSLPIAIPLSFLYYPTSVAQVSIGAWTGLAYVSFFSMFIGFVFWYKGLAQGGIASVGQLQLLQPFFGLSLAAGILHEEVGIGMLFVTLGVIGCVGGAKKFA; encoded by the coding sequence ATGAGCAACAATAGCAACTTAAGACTATCCAATGGCTGGCTGAATGGATTAATCGGCGTCATGATATTTAGCGGTTCATTACCTGCCACACGAATAGCCGTTCTGCATCTAGATCCGCTTTTCGTTACTGTAGCCCGCGCCTCCATCGCTGGAGTGTTGGCGCTGATTGTGTTATTGATCACAAAGGAAAAATTTCCCGACAAAACACAGCTGCTGTCTCTCGGCATCGTTTCACTTGGAGTAGTCATCGGCTTTCCATTGTTGAGTGCATTGGCATTATTGTATGTGACCTCGGCACATTCCATTGTGTTTGTGGGTATCCTTCCGCTTTCCACAGCAATTTTTGGCATTTTTCGTGGAGGAGAGCGGCCTCGCCCTATATTCTGGGTCTTTTCGATACTGGGGAGCTCTTTGGTTGTGAGTTACGCACTGATGCAAGGTGTATCTTCTTCAATCGGAGATCTCCTGATGTTGCTGGCCACTATACTTTGCGGACTAGGCTATGCGGAAGGTGGTAAGCTTTCGAAAACGCTAGGTGGCTGGCAGGTTATTTCCTGGGCACTGATCTTATCTTTACCCATTGCTATTCCCCTGAGTTTTCTCTATTATCCTACCTCTGTAGCCCAAGTTAGCATTGGGGCCTGGACAGGCCTGGCTTATGTTTCGTTCTTCAGTATGTTTATTGGATTTGTCTTTTGGTATAAAGGCTTAGCACAGGGCGGAATCGCATCTGTTGGGCAGCTGCAGCTTCTGCAGCCATTTTTTGGCCTGTCCCTGGCAGCCGGCATATTGCATGAAGAAGTCGGTATAGGTATGCTATTTGTAACCCTCGGTGTGATCGGTTGTGTTGGCGGGGCAAAAAAATTTGCTTAA
- a CDS encoding GNAT family N-acetyltransferase — MNKNTHKITIIKASFKDVARLQAIGKKTFVETFSEVNTVDNMERYLNEGFSKEKLLSEMNTDGSVFYFAQHQNQIVGYLKINTGHAQTELQHEHTLEIERIYVLQKFQGLKIGQLLLEKAIEIAHQMKAQSIWLGVWEENHRAIRFYEKNGFVAFDKHIFRLGDDEQTDIMMKKNVGTN, encoded by the coding sequence ATGAACAAGAATACACATAAAATAACGATCATAAAGGCATCGTTCAAGGATGTCGCCCGATTACAGGCTATAGGTAAAAAGACCTTTGTTGAAACCTTTTCGGAAGTTAATACCGTGGATAATATGGAAAGATACCTAAACGAAGGATTTTCCAAAGAAAAATTATTGTCGGAGATGAACACGGACGGTTCAGTATTCTATTTTGCGCAACATCAAAATCAGATTGTTGGGTATCTTAAAATCAATACTGGCCATGCGCAAACAGAATTGCAACATGAACATACACTCGAGATTGAACGAATCTATGTGCTGCAGAAATTCCAGGGCTTGAAGATAGGCCAGCTTTTACTTGAAAAAGCAATAGAAATTGCGCACCAAATGAAAGCCCAGTCAATATGGCTCGGCGTCTGGGAAGAAAATCACCGGGCCATTCGCTTCTATGAAAAGAACGGCTTTGTAGCCTTCGATAAGCATATTTTTAGACTAGGAGATGATGAACAAACAGATATTATGATGAAAAAAAATGTGGGTACCAACTAA
- a CDS encoding NAD(P)H-dependent oxidoreductase, which translates to MNIFIINGGQEFAHSGGTFNATITNWTVQTLLNYGFETRVTNVNDTFDPMLEVENFKWADIIVYHFPVWWFQVPNRLKLYIDEVFTAGHNNGIYKNDGRSRRNPAINYGRGGLMHGKKYFVTTSWNAPDTAFTLEGEFFDQRPVDEGILFGFHKMNQFAGLEHIGSFHFHDMEKGATQERVTLYERDYKQYLEAAIELENQLL; encoded by the coding sequence ATGAACATATTTATTATCAATGGCGGACAGGAATTCGCCCACTCAGGTGGTACTTTCAATGCTACCATCACAAATTGGACGGTACAAACTTTGTTGAACTATGGTTTTGAAACACGGGTGACTAACGTCAATGATACATTTGATCCGATGCTTGAAGTGGAAAATTTTAAATGGGCAGACATCATTGTTTATCACTTTCCCGTTTGGTGGTTTCAGGTGCCTAATCGTTTGAAGCTTTATATCGACGAGGTGTTTACGGCGGGACATAACAATGGCATCTATAAAAATGACGGGCGTTCGCGTAGAAATCCAGCTATAAATTACGGTCGGGGTGGTCTAATGCACGGTAAAAAATACTTTGTGACAACAAGTTGGAATGCTCCAGATACAGCTTTTACGCTAGAAGGTGAGTTTTTTGATCAACGTCCGGTGGATGAAGGGATCTTATTTGGCTTTCACAAAATGAATCAATTTGCTGGATTGGAGCATATAGGCAGTTTTCATTTTCATGACATGGAGAAAGGAGCGACGCAAGAACGTGTGACGCTTTACGAAAGGGATTATAAGCAGTATCTGGAAGCAGCGATTGAACTTGAAAATCAACTATTATGA
- a CDS encoding LysR family transcriptional regulator codes for MKWNLEWLRTFKSIYETGTLSAAAQELFISQPGVSLHLNSLEAFTGHKLFDRSARKMVPTEKGKILYNYVIEPLKKLETGEQHFHKRALDERITVSVGMCFETFQYTLEEHIAQLPFNLIIKFGEYPQMQQDLDNGLLDLIITPQKGNQQNLQYRPFSKERIVLIAGNETDTAELEGLLGSGAIKSAAQLLKKQLWYSTAADMDHLKNFWSTHFGEHPDFSPNYIVPNISSIIRCLSNNKGFSIVPDFLCAEAIATGKIKLVWEGISPVENILYFGTRKKTMYQEEIKQLEVLLQEKW; via the coding sequence ATGAAGTGGAATTTAGAATGGTTGCGGACGTTCAAATCAATTTATGAAACTGGCACACTGTCAGCTGCTGCACAGGAGCTGTTTATATCGCAGCCAGGCGTAAGCCTTCACCTGAATTCGTTGGAAGCCTTTACAGGACATAAACTCTTTGATCGCTCTGCGAGAAAAATGGTACCAACGGAGAAGGGTAAAATATTATATAATTATGTAATTGAGCCGCTGAAAAAGCTGGAAACGGGCGAGCAGCATTTCCACAAACGTGCTTTGGATGAGCGTATCACGGTCAGTGTTGGCATGTGTTTCGAAACTTTTCAATATACGCTTGAAGAGCATATCGCGCAGCTACCATTTAACCTAATTATCAAGTTTGGCGAATATCCCCAAATGCAGCAGGATTTGGATAATGGTTTGTTAGACCTGATCATAACACCGCAAAAAGGCAACCAGCAAAACTTACAGTACCGCCCATTTTCCAAGGAACGGATTGTGCTGATCGCGGGCAATGAAACCGATACCGCTGAATTAGAAGGTTTGCTAGGAAGTGGCGCTATCAAAAGCGCGGCGCAGCTTTTGAAAAAACAACTTTGGTATAGTACGGCAGCGGACATGGACCACTTAAAGAATTTTTGGTCAACTCATTTTGGTGAACATCCGGACTTCAGTCCCAATTACATTGTTCCGAATATCAGCTCCATTATACGCTGTTTGAGCAATAATAAGGGATTTTCCATTGTACCCGATTTTTTATGTGCTGAGGCCATCGCGACGGGGAAAATTAAACTGGTCTGGGAGGGCATCTCGCCTGTGGAAAACATTCTATATTTTGGTACGAGGAAGAAAACCATGTATCAAGAGGAAATTAAACAACTGGAAGTGCTCCTTCAGGAAAAATGGTAA
- a CDS encoding class I SAM-dependent methyltransferase, translating to MKEKFIDRKDQQANKIFERRTLVRDYRTILPLLKPGLTVLDVGCGTGTLSNEVASRIAPGPVIGLDNTEAFIADGSRQYGGTNNLTLICDDIFNYQPPHQFDLIMTARTMQWLRDIPKALRQFKSWLKPHGQLSILDYNHTEIEWDPEPPASMLEFYQTFLRWREDAGMNNRVADEIAPLLYQQGFTAVEIINADQTYTRGEEHFETNLGIWIKVAQSKQMVTEGYISDELRLKAIDEYAAWIQTDAISMTLKMNDVQSKL from the coding sequence ATGAAAGAAAAATTTATTGATAGAAAAGATCAGCAGGCGAATAAAATATTTGAGAGACGGACACTGGTCCGTGATTATCGCACCATTCTGCCCCTGTTGAAGCCCGGGTTGACTGTATTGGATGTTGGCTGCGGCACAGGAACACTTTCCAATGAGGTTGCTTCTCGTATTGCCCCTGGTCCTGTGATCGGTTTGGATAACACGGAGGCTTTTATCGCTGATGGCAGTCGGCAATATGGTGGGACAAACAATCTTACGCTGATTTGCGATGATATATTCAACTACCAGCCACCCCATCAATTTGATCTGATAATGACCGCACGTACTATGCAGTGGTTAAGGGATATTCCAAAGGCGCTACGGCAGTTTAAATCATGGTTAAAGCCCCATGGCCAGCTTTCTATCCTTGACTACAATCATACGGAGATCGAATGGGATCCAGAACCGCCGGCAAGCATGCTCGAATTTTATCAGACTTTTCTTCGATGGCGTGAAGATGCCGGTATGAATAACCGTGTCGCCGATGAAATTGCACCGCTGTTGTACCAACAAGGTTTTACAGCAGTGGAAATAATCAACGCTGATCAGACTTACACCCGCGGGGAGGAGCATTTCGAAACCAATCTGGGTATCTGGATCAAAGTCGCACAATCGAAACAAATGGTAACAGAAGGATATATTTCAGATGAGCTCCGTTTAAAAGCAATCGATGAATATGCTGCCTGGATTCAAACCGATGCTATATCTATGACGCTAAAAATGAATGATGTACAATCAAAATTATAA
- a CDS encoding DUF4180 domain-containing protein: protein MKIDILKLNDEHIAEVSGDGILLKDLEDGLQIMADCGGVQAYKAILYQENISPDFFELKTRLAGDILQKYTLYDFDIAIVGDFERYNSKSLNDFIFESNKRKKINFVATRDEAIRKLTRS from the coding sequence ATGAAAATCGATATTCTAAAACTCAACGACGAACATATCGCTGAAGTAAGCGGTGACGGTATACTTTTAAAAGATCTTGAAGACGGTCTACAGATTATGGCGGATTGCGGTGGAGTTCAGGCTTACAAAGCAATACTCTATCAGGAAAATATCTCTCCAGATTTCTTTGAGCTCAAAACCCGGCTGGCAGGCGATATTCTTCAAAAATACACGCTATATGATTTTGATATTGCGATTGTCGGCGACTTTGAACGCTACAATAGCAAAAGCTTGAATGACTTTATTTTTGAAAGCAACAAACGTAAAAAGATCAACTTTGTTGCTACACGGGACGAAGCGATCAGGAAGCTGACACGTTCATAA
- a CDS encoding GNAT family N-acetyltransferase: MKNTPPPDFHMFRELVKDDEIMRYISGKGLTSKQAEDKFNAILEINATPHLGYFKVISLDRQLFLGDCKLVSYKKDPSVFEIGYLLKKRFWGQGIGTKICESMLAMASRINAQKDIVGIIDPDNAASRALLVKFGFESFFLGVEDDVPTEKLILKRT; the protein is encoded by the coding sequence TTGAAAAATACACCCCCCCCAGACTTCCACATGTTTAGAGAGTTAGTGAAGGACGATGAAATCATGCGATATATTTCAGGTAAGGGCCTGACCTCGAAGCAGGCAGAAGATAAATTTAATGCCATTCTTGAAATCAATGCAACCCCACACTTAGGCTATTTTAAGGTCATCAGCCTAGATAGGCAACTTTTTTTGGGAGACTGCAAATTAGTGTCTTACAAAAAAGACCCTAGCGTCTTCGAAATTGGCTATCTGCTTAAGAAAAGATTCTGGGGACAAGGTATTGGCACCAAAATCTGCGAATCTATGCTTGCTATGGCTAGCCGCATTAATGCTCAAAAAGATATTGTAGGTATCATAGATCCGGATAACGCAGCCTCTAGAGCATTGTTGGTTAAATTTGGATTTGAATCATTTTTCCTCGGTGTAGAAGATGACGTTCCGACAGAAAAGCTGATCTTAAAACGAACATAG